Proteins from a genomic interval of Phycisphaerae bacterium:
- the bamD gene encoding outer membrane protein assembly factor BamD, with amino-acid sequence MRNKTGPILFLAGVVMALAGWAEAEERYIFVEESNRWVPAGEIEEPLEGPLADIQGQMAAGEYRKAERALKAYLKAGPEVEDRQAAMLLYGDAALMRDRLYEAHKRYQKVIDEYPQTEEFAMALRRDLDIARAWLGGKKRRLWGIFRVPAQDEGVEILSQIEDLGHGYRIAEVALREKADYFYESGQFDLASIAYRRLADDVRSPRYTKMAMFRAASSALASFPGAAYDDTPLLEARELFNEYLNRFPEAAAEEDVDVLLASIEAKRAEKEYKIGSFYARIDRPKAAAYYYSYVLSTWPETLWAQRAEADLVRMGFEPGVVVQ; translated from the coding sequence ATGCGGAACAAAACTGGACCGATCCTGTTCCTGGCTGGGGTGGTGATGGCATTGGCGGGATGGGCCGAGGCAGAGGAGCGTTACATTTTCGTTGAGGAGAGCAACCGGTGGGTTCCGGCGGGCGAGATCGAGGAGCCGCTGGAGGGTCCGCTGGCGGATATTCAGGGTCAGATGGCGGCGGGGGAGTACCGGAAGGCTGAGAGGGCGTTGAAGGCGTACCTGAAGGCGGGGCCGGAGGTTGAGGACCGGCAGGCGGCGATGCTGTTGTACGGCGACGCGGCTTTGATGCGGGACCGTCTTTACGAGGCGCACAAGCGTTACCAGAAGGTGATCGACGAATACCCTCAGACGGAGGAGTTCGCGATGGCCCTTCGGCGTGATCTGGACATCGCGCGGGCGTGGCTGGGCGGCAAGAAGCGGCGGCTGTGGGGGATTTTCCGGGTGCCGGCGCAGGACGAGGGGGTGGAGATTCTGTCGCAGATTGAGGATTTGGGTCACGGGTACCGGATCGCGGAGGTGGCGCTTCGGGAGAAGGCGGATTACTTCTACGAGAGCGGTCAGTTCGACCTGGCGTCGATCGCGTATCGGCGTTTGGCGGATGACGTTCGTTCGCCGCGGTATACGAAGATGGCGATGTTCCGGGCGGCGTCGTCGGCGTTGGCGTCGTTTCCCGGGGCTGCGTACGACGATACGCCGCTGTTGGAGGCGCGGGAGCTTTTCAACGAGTACCTGAACCGTTTTCCGGAGGCGGCGGCGGAAGAGGACGTGGACGTGCTGCTGGCGAGCATCGAGGCGAAGCGGGCGGAGAAGGAATACAAGATCGGGAGTTTTTACGCCCGGATCGATCGTCCGAAGGCGGCGGCTTACTATTACAGCTATGTGTTGTCCACGTGGCCGGAGACGCTGTGGGCTCAGCGGGCGGAGGCGGACCTGGTTCGGATGGGATTTGAGCCGGGCGTGGTGGTTCAGTAG